The following proteins come from a genomic window of Methylorubrum populi:
- the ubiG gene encoding bifunctional 2-polyprenyl-6-hydroxyphenol methylase/3-demethylubiquinol 3-O-methyltransferase UbiG, translated as MSRMTGASIDRDEVARFDALAARWWDERGPMAVLHKFNPVRVGYIRDEACRIFGRDPAAPFPLKGLSVIDIGCGGGVLSEPLARLGATVTGLDPATGNIAAARAHAEAEGLTIDYRDETIEAVAARGERFDIVLAMEVVEHVSDRAGFLRACCTTVKPGGLLFAATINRTMRSFALAIVGAEYVLRWLPRGTHDWDKFVTPRELSADIAAGGLTVTDTTGVVYNPLTDSWRASRDTGVNYMIAAHRSA; from the coding sequence GTGAGCCGGATGACGGGTGCCTCGATCGACCGGGACGAAGTGGCGCGCTTCGACGCCCTGGCCGCGCGCTGGTGGGACGAGCGCGGGCCGATGGCGGTTCTGCACAAGTTCAATCCGGTCCGGGTCGGCTACATCCGCGACGAGGCCTGCCGCATCTTCGGCCGCGATCCGGCCGCGCCCTTCCCTCTCAAAGGGCTCAGCGTCATCGACATCGGCTGCGGCGGCGGCGTGCTGTCGGAGCCGCTCGCCCGGCTCGGCGCGACGGTGACCGGGCTCGACCCGGCGACCGGCAACATCGCGGCCGCCCGTGCCCATGCGGAAGCCGAAGGCCTGACCATCGATTACCGCGACGAAACCATCGAGGCGGTGGCCGCCCGCGGTGAACGCTTCGACATCGTGCTCGCCATGGAGGTGGTGGAGCACGTCTCCGACCGCGCCGGTTTCCTGCGCGCCTGCTGCACCACCGTGAAGCCCGGCGGCCTGCTGTTCGCCGCCACCATCAACCGGACGATGCGCTCCTTCGCCCTCGCCATCGTCGGGGCCGAGTACGTCCTGCGCTGGCTGCCGCGGGGCACCCACGACTGGGACAAGTTCGTGACGCCGCGGGAGCTGTCCGCCGACATCGCCGCGGGCGGCCTCACCGTCACCGACACCACCGGCGTGGTCTACAATCCGCTCACCGACTCCTGGCGGGCGAGCCGCGACACGGGCGTGAACTACATGATCGCGGCCCACCGCTCCGCCTGA
- a CDS encoding YbhB/YbcL family Raf kinase inhibitor-like protein → MLEKLPHALGKALSGVRAGAEKAAFHTVAAEAPATLRITSEAFADTAPIPARYTADGDGISPPLAIAGVPDGAAALVLFVEDPDAPSPHPFVHLIAWNLRPEDQSFSEGAFAGPAGDGARHDLGRNSFQREGWLPPDPPTGHGPHHYLFQVFALARPAELPASPGRGALLEALQGNVIARGLLTGTYERT, encoded by the coding sequence ATGCTCGAAAAGCTGCCGCACGCCCTCGGGAAAGCCCTGTCCGGCGTCAGGGCCGGCGCGGAGAAGGCCGCGTTCCACACCGTCGCGGCGGAGGCCCCCGCGACGCTGCGCATCACGAGCGAGGCCTTCGCCGACACCGCGCCGATTCCGGCCCGGTACACCGCGGACGGCGACGGTATCTCGCCGCCGCTCGCCATCGCCGGCGTGCCGGACGGGGCCGCCGCCCTGGTCCTGTTCGTGGAGGATCCGGACGCGCCCTCGCCCCACCCCTTCGTCCACCTCATCGCCTGGAACCTGCGGCCCGAGGACCAGAGTTTTTCCGAGGGCGCGTTCGCGGGCCCGGCGGGCGACGGCGCCCGGCACGATCTCGGCCGCAACTCGTTCCAGAGGGAGGGGTGGCTGCCGCCGGACCCGCCGACCGGTCACGGTCCGCACCACTACCTCTTCCAGGTTTTCGCGCTTGCCCGCCCGGCTGAGCTGCCCGCCTCACCGGGTCGCGGCGCCCTGCTCGAGGCGCTTCAAGGCAACGTGATCGCCAGGGGCCTGCTGACGGGGACCTACGAGCGGACGTGA